A genome region from Erigeron canadensis isolate Cc75 chromosome 3, C_canadensis_v1, whole genome shotgun sequence includes the following:
- the LOC122592497 gene encoding protein PLASTID TRANSCRIPTIONALLY ACTIVE 14, producing the protein MVSSILLQQSVSCFIYNYQLGKNLKNVFAPKKSNLMESYKHNKRIGGIKARTAEAAFDTIETATSPTAFPFFQTGSQQEDTPASKLELADPEFYKMGFVRSMRAYGVEFREGPNGFGVFASKDIEPSRRAKVVMEIPLELMLTISQTTPWMFFPDIIPVGHPIFDIINSTDPETDWDLRMACLLLYAFDHDKNFWQLYGDFLPSAEECTSMLLATEDDLKELHDEDLASTMRKEKERVAEFWEKNWHPAMPLKVKRLARDPQRFVWAVSMAQTRHINFRIRIGSLTQNANMFAPYADMMNHSCQPNCFFHWRFRDRMFVVMTNAGQRIKKGEEMTVNYMSGQRNNILMQRYGLSTPSNPWDVLPFSGNSKIHLDSFLSVFNIAGSYEDYYHNTNFASEVDNFVDGAVLAAARTLPTWSEGDIPPIPSLEIKAVKALQEECQQFLAEYSTTSKQDQHILDSTPEMSWTREAAIKYRLHRKLFVEKVIQALDLYQDRILF; encoded by the exons ATGGTTTCCTCAATCCTTCTTCAACAATCAGTTAGCTGTTTCATCTACAACTACCAG TTGGGCAAGAATTTAAAGAATGTGTTTGCACCAAAAAAATCCAACTTGATGGAAAGTTATAAGCATAATAAGAGAATTGGGGGAATTAAAGCAAGAACAGCAGAAGCAGCATTTGATACAATTGAAACTGCAACTTCACCCACTGCTTTCCCTTTTTTCCAAACTGGGTCTCAACAAGAAGACACCCCTGCTTCCAAG TTGGAGTTAGCAGATCCTGAATTTTATAAAATGGGATTTGTTAGAAGTATGAGAGCTTATGGGGTGGAATTTAGGGAAGGCCCAAATGGGTTTGGAGTGTTTGCCTCTAAAGATATCGAACCTAGTCGCCGTGCCAAG GTGGTTATGGAGATACCATTGGAGTTGATGTTAACTATTAGCCAAACAACCCCATGGATGTTCTTTCCTGATATCATACCAGTTGGGCATCCGATATTCGACATTATCAACTCAACTGATCCAGAG ACAGATTGGGACCTCAGAATGGCATGCCTTCTTTTATATGCATTTGATCATGACAAGAATTTTTGGCAACTCTATGGTGATTTTTTGCCTAGTGCCGAGGAGTGCACTAGTATGCTTCTAGCTACAGAG GATGACCTGAAAGAGCTACATGATGAAGATCTTGCTTCAACCatgagaaaagagaaagaacGAGTTGCGGAATTTTGGGAAAAGAATTGG CACCCTGCCATGCCCCTGAAAGTAAAACGGCTTGCTCGAGATCCACAGAGATTTGTTTGGGCTGTTAGTATGGCACAAACTAGACACATTAACTTCAGAATTAGGATTGGTTCGTTAACTCAAAATGCAAATATGTTTGCTCCTTATGCAG ATATGATGAACCATTCTTGCCAACCAAATTGTTTTTTCCATTGGCGATTCAGGGATCGTATGTTTGTGGTGATGACAAACGCTGGACAGCGGATTAAAAAGGGAGAAGAG ATGACCGTGAATTACATGAGTGGCCAGAGGAACAATATACTTATGCAAAGATATGGCCTTTCAACACCATCA AATCCTTGGGATGTCCTACCATTTTCTGGAAATTCAAAGATCCACTTAGATTCCTTCTTGTCAGTGTTCAACATAGCTGGCTCTTATGAAGATTATTACCATAATA CCAATTTTGCAAGTGAAGTAGATAATTTTGTGGATGGAGCAGTTTTAGCAGCTGCAAGAACATTGCCTACGTGGTCAGAAGGTGATATCCCTCCGATCCCGAGCTTAGAAATAAAAGCCGTGAAAGCCCTGCAGGAAGAATGCCAACAATTTCTTGCTGAATATAGCACCACTTCCAAGCAAGACCAGCATATCCTAG ATTCTACTCCAGAAATGAGCTGGACCCGTGAAGCTGCAATCAA GTATAGGTTGCACAGGAAGTTATTTGTGGAGAAAGTTATACAAGCTTTGGATTTATACCAAGATAGGATATTGTTTTAG
- the LOC122592353 gene encoding uncharacterized protein LOC122592353 translates to MKPNSNEMLGAQRGKKLQGQGPNWILIAGGALLSTLSVRLGYRLKQVLDSRQPQKMNNGLKENGKHAGRKRAGKCCSHSNLYCFEQDDGCFNCVSGTEGDSEIKPQHNGQLHTEAEMGLPLVTVSAPVYNKENGVMWASSPDRLELPQKPFHQSNSSDSPCVSDSGSDIFSKREVIQKLRQQLKRRDDMILEMQDQIAELRNSLSSQRSHSDHLQSLLEAANRDLFDSEREIQRLRKAIADICVGQPGSAEKPYGSSNGYVEVESSFDDKVEMLKREVGELKELIEGKDYLLQNYKEQKSELSLKVKELQHRLDSQVPNIL, encoded by the exons ATGAAACCAAATAGCAATGAGATGCTGGGTGCACAGAGGGGGAAAAAGTTGCAGGGTCAAGGCCCAAACTGGATTCTAATAGCAGGTGGCGCTTTATTAAGTACACTATCGGTTCGTCTTGGTTATAGGCTTAAACAGGTTCTCGACTCAAGGCAGCCACAAAAAATGAACAATGGTTTGAAAG AAAATGGGAAACATGCGGGCAGAAAGAGGGCAGGGAAATGTTGTTCACACTCAAACTTGTATTGTTTTGAACAGGATGATGGTTGCTTCAATTGTGTTTCAG GAACCGAAGGTGACAGCGAGATTAAGCCACAACACAACGGCCAGTTGCATACAGAAGCAGAAATGGGACTCCCTCTAGTGACTGTCTCGGCACCGGTTTACAACAAAGAAAACGGTGTAATGTGGGCATCCTCGCCCGACAGACTTGAACTACCTCAGAAGCCATTCCACCAGTCAAACAGCTCAGACTCTCCATGTGTCTCTGATTCAGGTTCTGACATTTTCAGCAAACGTGAAGTAATTCAAAAACTGAGACAACAGTTGAAAAGACGGGATGACATGATACTGGAAATGCAAGATCAAATAGCCGAATTGCGAAATTCTTTAAGCTCCCAGCGTTCCCATTCAGACCATCTGCAATCACTCTTAGAAGCTGCAAATAGGGATCTTTTTGATTCAGAAAGAGAAATTCAGAGACTAAGAAAGGCAATTGCCGATATTTGTGTTGGACAACCAGGATCCGCTGAAAAACCATATGGAAGTTCAAATGGTTATGTAGAGGTCGAGAGCAGTTTTGATGATAAAGTTGAGATGTTGAAAAGGGAAGTAGGggagttaaaagaattgatagaAGGGAAAGATTATCTTCTTCAGAATTACAAGGAGCAGAAATCTGAGCTTTCTTTGAAGGTCAAGGAATTGCAGCATAGGTTGGATTCTCAAGTACCAAATATTTTGtag
- the LOC122594116 gene encoding chromatin assembly factor 1 subunit FAS2 — MKGGTLQINWHDTKPVLTLDFHPFSGLLATAGADFDIKLWLIGPSEEGEKKVPTATYQNSLSYHGSAVNVIRFSPSGEFLASGADGGELIIWKLHNSDSGHAWKVLKTLSFHRKDVLDLEWSPDGTFLISGSVDNSCIIWDVYKGSVHQILDGHFHYVQGVAWDPLNKYAASLSSDRTCRVYVNKPQNKTKGSEKLNFVCQHVLTKVEPQVLEESKSAKHHLFHDETLPSFFRRLAWSPDGSFLLVPAGLYKLSPTSEPVNTSYVLSRKDLSRPTLMLPSASKAVVAVRFCPLAFSLRGLSLSSSFKLPYRLIFAIATLNSLYVYDTEGIEPITVLAGLHYAAITDIAWSPTAKFLALSSQDGYCTLVEFENDELGVPVSFSGDEQIAADRHTLIAHDVESMERTREIKKVNEITNVDAMEAHKQEGKSAQPSLVNTEKQEGKQPAKRRITPMAID, encoded by the exons ATGAAAGGAGGTACGCTTCAGATCAATTGGCACGACACGAAGCCCGTCTTAACCCTAGATTTCCACCCTTTTTCCGGCCTTCTCGCCACCGCCGGCGCCGATTTCGACATCAAG CTGTGGTTGATAGGCCCATCTGAAGAAGGGGAAAAGAAAGTGCCTACAGCTACTTATCAAAACAGTCTTTCTTATCATGGATCGGCTGTTAATGTTATCCGTTTTTCGCCTTCCG GAGAGTTTCTCGCCTCCGGTGCTGATG GCGGCGAGCTAATAATATGGAAGCTGCACAATTCTGATTCGGGTCATGCATGGAAGGTCCTCAAGACACTGTC GTTTCATCGAAAAGATGTATTGGACCTCGAGTGGTCTCCTGATGGTACATTTCTCATATCTGGATCAGTGGATAATTCGTGTATAATATGGGATGTATATAAAG GGTCTGTTCATCAGATTTTAGATggtcattttcattatgttcaAGGTGTAGCATGGGATCCCTTGAATAAGTATGCTGCTTCGCTCAGTTCAGATAGAACATGTCGTGTATATGTCAATAAACcacaaaataaaactaaaggAAGTGAGAAGCTAAATTTTGTATGCCAGCATGTCCTTACAAAAGTGGAACCACAAGTGTTAGAAGAATCCAAG TCTGCTAAACACCACCTTTTTCATGACGAGACACTGCCATCTTTTTTTAGAAGACTAGCATGGTCACCTGATGGTTCATTTCTTCTTGTGCCTGCTG GTTTATACAAACTCTCGCCCACTTCTGAACCTGTCAACACCTCTTATGTTTTGTCAAGAAAAGACCTGTCAAG GCCTACATTGATGCTTCCTAGTGCCAGTAAAGCTGTTGTAGCAGTGCGGTTCTGTCCCCTGGCCTTCAGCCTTCGTGGGTTGAGCTTat CTTCATCTTTCAAGCTTCCATATCGGTTGATTTTTGCGATTGCCACGTTAAATTCGTTATATGTGTATGACACGGAAGGCATTGAGCCTATAACAGTCTTAGCTGGACTTCACTATGCAGCCATAACAGATATTGCATG GTCCCCCACAGCCAAGTTCTTGGCACTGTCTTCACAAGATGGTTATTGCACGCTTGTGGAATTTGAGAACGATGAATTGGGAGTACCTGTCTCCTTTTCAG GAGATGAGCAAATTGCAGCAGATCGACACACACTCATCGCCCATGATGTTGAGAGCATGGAAAGAACAAGAGAGATCAAGAAAGTGAATGAAATTACAAATGTTGATGCTATGGAAGCACATAAACAGGAAGGAAAATCAGCGCAACCTAGCTTGGTAAATACTGAGAAACAAGAAGGAAAACAACCAGCCAAAAGAAGAATCACACCCATGGCCATAGATTGA
- the LOC122592211 gene encoding F-box/LRR-repeat protein At3g26922-like: MININKKKIKPTTRYATHKLVKATNQYVEEEEDRLTNLPEPLKVHILSLLRLKQAIRTSALSKSWISLWTLIPNLDIDPYGSVTYKEGDFNEIVTKILDCRDKSVKLNKVTLHHYVSSSSKIWKTVFGYALSNGVKELIASIGSFENGGAWPDCLHDHTGLDSLTRLKLKSDTKISCRFLGQSSRSFKNLTNLYLRGAIITNNADSFSGFLALEKLTLCR; encoded by the coding sequence ATGATCAATATTAATAAGAAGAAGATCAAACCTACTACACGATATGCAACACACAAATTAGTAAAAGCGACAAATCAatatgttgaagaagaagaagacagaCTCACAAACTTGCCCGAACCCCTGAAGGTTCATATTCTGTCGTTGCTTCGCCTCAAACAGGCCATTCGAACATCTGCGTTATCGAAATCATggatttctttatggactttgATCCCCAATCTCGATATCGACCCCTACGGTTCTGTTACTTATAAAGAAGGTGATTTCAATGAGATAGTTACAAAGATTTTAGATTGTCGTGATAAATCCGTAAAGTTAAACAAGGTAACCTTGCACCATTATGTATCATCTAGTTCCAAGATTTGGAAAACTGTATTTGGTTATGCGCTTTCCAATGGTGTCAAAGAATTGATAGCATCTATCGGTAGTTTTGAAAACGGGGGAGCTTGGCCAGATTGCTTGCACGATCATACCGGTTTGGATTCCTTAACACGCTTGAAACTAAAGAGCGATACAAAAATCAGTTGCCGGTTTTTGGGACAAAGCAGCAGATCGTTCAAGAACCTGACCAATCTATATCTACGTGGGGCAATTATTACGAATAATGCTGATTCGTTCTCAGGGTTCCTTGCTTTGGAGAAGCTAACTTTGTGCCGTTAA
- the LOC122594330 gene encoding probable lysine-specific demethylase JMJ14 produces METIMNEELDTNIVDQCETVEVKRLLRLRSSSRVQPSDIYSEAQVSADKKKKDRHFKDALKDDHSLESSESPRRQKITARWDPSEACRPDVEEAPVFYPTEKEFEDTLGYISKIRPQAKAYGICRIVPPTSWKPPCPLMEESFWHEAKFSTRIQQVDLLQNREPMKKKRRRKRRRTSAKTVARRTNSESNASSDSDDKFGFRSGSDFTLQEYVDFAVNFKKHYFGMYDENPTTTDDNEEKEEWWGPSIREIEGEYWRIIEQPTDEVEVYYGADLETGVFQSGFPKKLYLENDELNKYVKSGWNLNNLPRQPGSVLAFEACDISGVLVPWLYVGMCFSSFCWHVEDHHLYSVNYMHFGDSKIWYGIPGSHATALEDAMRKHLPDLFQEQPDLLHQLVTQLSPNVLKSEGIPVYRATQLSGDFIVTFPRAYHAGFNCGFNCAEAVNVAPVDWLQHGQGAVELYSEQRRKTSISHDKLLLASAREALRALWELSVSDKENSDHLRWKRVCGKTGILTNAVKARVEMELKRIKNLQSGCQFQKMEEDFDTPNEKECFLCFYDLHMSAASCKCSSDRFACLKHANTLCSCDPDQLYVYLRYTLDELTMMVDSLEGESDALQNWVSRNSGATQKNKGMPTASIEEETSDVPVNQHITIHPKEEPRLGLGCSIDMNLGNVTVELLNLGSLTFGKLWYNKQAIFPKGYQSRVKYFSFLNPLIMSSYIEEIHDAGLIGPLFKVFLEECPSESYMDVSADKCWQQVLNRINQEIVKLASDTLKPRQSLNGIEMFGLSSPPIMQAIEALDPEYRCQEYWRAKLNQNNIE; encoded by the exons ATGGAAACTATTATGAATGAAGAGCTGGACACAAATATAGTTGACCAATGTGAGACAGTGGAGGTTAAACGACTCCTTAGACTTAGGAGTTCAAGCAGAGTTCAACCCTCTGATATATACTCTGAAGCACAAGTATCAGCCGATAAGAAAAAGAAG GACCGGCATTTTAAAGACGCCTTGAAAGATGATCACAGTCTTGAATCCTCAGAAAGCCCTCGCAGGCAAAAG ATAACAGCTAGATGGGATCCGTCTGAGGCTTGTAGGCCTGACGTAGAAGAAGCTCCAGTGTTTTATCCAACTGAGAAG GAGTTTGAAGATACACTTGGTTATATATCGAAAATACGACCCCAGGCAAAAGCTTATGGTATATGTAGAATTGTACCTCCTACTTCTTGGAAACCTCCTTGCCCCCTCATGGAAGAAAGTTTTTGGCATGAAGCTAAGTTCTCTACGAGAATTCAACAAGTTGACTTGCTTCAAAATAGGGAGCCaatgaagaaaaagagaagGAGAAAACGTAGAAGAACATCAGCAAAGACGGTAGCAAGAAGAACAAATTCAGAGTCAAATGCTTCTTCTGACAGTGATGACAAATTCGGGTTCCGGTCTGGATCAGATTTCACGTTACAAGAGTATGTAGATTTTGCAGTTAACTTCAAGAAGCACTATTTTGGAATGTATGATGAAAATCCAACAACCACTGATGAtaatgaagaaaaggaagaatgGTGGGGACCCTCCATTAGAGAAATCgaaggtgaatattggaggatTATTGAGCAGCCGACAGATGAGGTCGAAGTATATTATGGAGCAGATCTTGAAACGGGTGTATTTCAGAGTGGTTTCCCTAAGAAACTGTACCTTGAAAATGATGAGTTAaataaatatgtgaaatcaGGTTGGAATTTGAATAACCTCCCGCGCCAACCCGGGTCTGTATTAGCATTTGAAGCATGTGATATCTCGGGAGTTTTAGTTCCATGGTTATATGTTGGCATGTGTTTTTCGTCATTTTGCTGG CACGTTGAAGATCACCATCTCTACTCTGTAAACTATATGCATTTTGGTGATTCAAAAATATGGTATGGGATACCAGGAAGCCATGCCACAGCCTTGGAAGATGCAATGAGGAAACATCTACCCGATTTATTTCAGGAACAACCAGATTTACTCCATCAGCTT GTTACTCAGCTCTCTCCTAATGTTCTCAAGTCTGAGGGAATCCCCGTTTATAGGGCCACTCAACTTTCTGGAGACTTCATTGTTACTTTCCCAAGGGCATACCATGCGGGATTTAATTGTGGTTTCAACTGTGCGGAGGCTGTCAATGTGGCACCAGTTGATTGGCTGCAACATGGTCAAGGTGCAGTGGAGCTCTACAGTGAGCAACGACGCAAGACATCTATATCTCATGATAAGTTGCTACTAGCATCAGCTCGGGAAGCTCTCAGGGCTTTATGGGAGCTTTCAGTGTCAGATAAAGAGAACTCCGACCATTTAAGATGGAAACGTGTTTGTGGGAAGACGGGAATACTAACAAATGCTGTAAAG GCCAGAGTTGAAATGGAACTAAAAAGGATTAAGAACCTTCAATCCGGTTGTCAATTTCAGAAAATGGAAGAGGATTTCGATACACCAAATGAGAAAGAATGCTTCCTATGTTTCTATGACCTACACATGTCTGCAGCCAGCTGCAAGTGTTCTTCTGATCGGTTTGCATGTTTAAAACATGCAAATACATTATGTTCCTGTGATCCAGACCAACTTTATGTCTATCTTCGTTATACACTTGATGAATTAACTATGATGGTTGATTCACTCGAGGGTGAATCAGATGCCTTACAAAATTGGGTTTCGAGAAACTCTGGGGCAACTCAGAAAAATAAAGGTATGCCTACGGCTTCAATAGAAGAAGAAACTTCTGATGTGCCTGTAAATCAACACATCACCATTCATCCAAAAGAAGAACCCCGTTTGGGACTCGGGTGCTCTATAGATATGAATCTTGGTAACGTCACTGTTGAACTTCTAAACCTTGGATCCTTAACCTTTGGAAAATTATGGTACAATAAGCAGGCGATATTCCCAAAAG GCTACCAAAGCCGAGTTAAATATTTCAGCTTTCTCAACCCTCTAATAATGAGTAGCTACATAGAGGAAATTCATGATGCCGGGCTCATTGGTCCTCTATTTAAG GTTTTCTTAGAAGAGTGTCCTAGTGAGAGTTATATGGACGTGTCGGCGGATAAGTGCTGGCAACAGGTGCTGAACAGAATAAATCAAGAAATTGTGAAGCTGGCAAGTGACACCTTGAAGCCCCGACAAAGCCTTAATGGGATTGAGATGTTTGGGTTATCTTCGCCACCCATTATGCAG GCAATTGAGGCTCTTGATCCCGAGTATAGATGTCAGGAGTACTGGAGAGCCAAGTTAAACCAAAATAATATAGAGTAG